The genomic interval AGTAAACTCGTGCAGGACCTCTTCAGCTATCAGGTGAAAAACCTTGACCCCATCCACAACTTTCCAGGGCAGTGAAGAACCGTTTGGAGTAATTACCGGGGTATAATCTTGCCCAGGCATTCCGGGTTCGTTTAGAATGGGTCCCTGCGGCTCTACCATTGGCGTAACGAGTGCGCTACCCATCGCGACAGCACTGGTCCGCAAAAGATCACGTCTTGTTAATTTCATATTAGTGTCCTCTCTCTACCGGTGCGGATGCACCATTTGTAGCTGTAGATTTAACCGAAGCAGGTAGTTTTCCATAAAGGAGCAAGTCGTAGGCAGTTTTTACTGTCCAGTACTGCGCAAGGGCATCCAGGTATTGTTTGCCGGCAAGAATCTCTTGCTGGCGGGCAGCAAGCAGTTGGAAAAGACCTACTTGCATGGCATTAAATTGCCCCTGGGTTTCAGATGCAATGCGGCTGCGTAGCGGCAACAATACCTGACGGATATGCTCCACTGATTGGTAAGCAGTCCTGAGTTGTTGAGCCAGGAGCCGGGCTTGCGCCCGCACGTTGACTGCCAGCGCGTAGTAGTGTGCTTGCTGACGGCGAATTTCTGCCGCTGAACGCGCACGTTTCGCTGCACCGGTATCAAAAATGGGTAAAGGGAATTCAACCTCTGGCCCTATCTCCCAGCTTTCCTCTCGTTCAGCATCCAAACCCAGTTCGAGATGCGGCAACAGAGAAGTGGCATTGACGAGGCCGGCTTTTTGTGCATAAACCTCGATTTGCTGAGCAGCAAGTGCCAGGTCGATACTCGCTTCGATGGCTAGTTGCTCAGTCTCGTCCAATTCTGGCAATAACCCATCTGGCTCCGGAAGCATAGGCGGCAGTTTCCACATTAAATCGCTTCCCCAGATGCCCATCAATTGATTGAGTTGCTCCCGCTGCTGCTGAACCATCACTTCCGCATTGAGCAGCTCTAATCGGGATTGCTCATAAAATGCCTGCTCAGCATACAAGTCTATAGCCGGGATATTACCGGCATCGTGTAACAGTTTTGCAGCTTCATATGCAGCTTCTGCACCGCGTGACACTTGCGACAGCATGTCAAACACCTGCATTGCTGCCTGCACATCGTAATAGGCCTGCAGAACTTGCCCCGTGTGTGCCATAACGCTTGCTGTAAGCGCCAGACGGGTCTCTTCCAACATGGAGGAAGCGATTCTTTTCCGTAGCGGTGCATGAAACAGATCCAGAAAATTGAACGATACAGAAAAGGCAAGATCAGGCGCGTGGTCCGCTGAAACTGGAAAACCAACATGCGCGCCCAAAACAGGATTCTCAAACAAACCTGCCTGCACCAGATCTGCTTGCGCGATGCCGACTGCTTCATACTTAGCCTGTAATTGCCGGTTATTCGCCAATGCAATCTGAACTGCTTCATCGGCTTCAAGGGAGTCCCTCAGTAAGTCACGAACATGCTTACGCAAAAGCGCCTGTTCGCTGGTATCATTGAAGTAGGCAAAATGATAGCCCGTACGAGCAATTACTTCAGCCTGAACCAGTTCCAGATCTCTTTCCGGCTGCAGTTGCACACAACCCGAGAACACGAGCATCAAAACCAGGATACTTATCCCTCTCATCTTCAATGGCCTCCGTGATTATGTGGACGTTGAGTCTGCCCAGCGTTCACCTCGCTTTTTTTAGCCACACGTAAGACTTCAAACATGTGAGTCATGGCATCATCAAGTTCACCAGCAAGTACCCAACCCTCTTCCAGCTGGGTAGAACGGCCCAACTTATCAGCTGTAGTCGTTACTGCTGCAAGCAATGCTTCCTTTTGATGCCAAAAATGCGGCGAAGCACTTACCTCTACATTTTTCAACAGCGTCACCGCATGGCTCAGGCGTCGTGCCTGTTCTGCAGCTTCTTTCAACCGGTCGCCTCGTATCAGCACCCTGATTGTATCATGTACCTGTAGCATACCATCAAGCACTGCTGTAGCCTCAGCCGGCAAAAAGTGAGCAGTATCGGCTAGCCCGCTATTTTCTGGCTCACGTTCTTCAGCCATCATATGGCCGGCATGAGATACACCGGTTTCTATCCCATCAACTGATTCAGCAGGAAAGAGGTAAGCCTCGTCCAATACGCGAGAAACCGACAAGTCACCAACGGGGAATTCAGGATTCGCAGGATGGTTATCAGATACCGAAACCGGAGCGATCGATCTGCAAGCAGATGACGAAGCGGATAGTATCACGATAACTAAAAACGACAAGTACCAGGGGCGGATATCAACCCTCAGGAGGTCAATACATTTCATTTTCTAAGGAATTTTTGCAAGCCAGCAACAGCATCAACCTCGCGTACGGCAACTGACTCTGCCAGTGCTAGATAGTTAGCTGACTTGCACGTTTTTAAACGGACGGGTATAGAGAAGGAGATAGGAAAGCATCCTTATGCCGGCACGTATGCCGACAGGGCAAGGCGGGATTTGAGATAGATCATCAAAAAGGACATATGTATCTGCCCCTACGACCTAACGACCATAGTTAGTAGAATGGGAAAAATCCAATGTTACCCACCAGGATGCGGCAGGTATCAAATGAGAAAAGAAGAGAGTATCACATGCCGGGCAGGCAGTGATTCATGAGGTGGATCCGGAGCCTGATGGGTAAAAGGAATCGGGATTTCAGCAATTGCAGGCAACAATCGGGCGCGTAGTGAGAAACTGATAGCTGATTTATCGCTTAGCCGTGATTTAAGATAATCATCAGCGACAGAAGATTCACTCTCTACCGTACAGCAGTCACCCGGGGCCGGCGGGTCTGTATCTGGATGCTCACACGGTACCCGTTCTTGCACAGGCGCTCTCTCATCCGCGGGCATATGCTGGTGCCCGATGTCTTCATCCGGCATGTCATGCATCTCGTGCGATCCATGATGCGCCATTTGGATGTTTTGATGCGCACTATGGTGATGTGCATCGCCATGCGAATCAGCCGCCTGCTTCATACAACAGCACTTGCGATGCATTTTCATATCGCCCGACATCATCGCACAGGCATGCTGCACAAAAGGCAACAGGCTCGCCATGGTAATCAGCAGTACCACACTGCGGATCAAAACACGATATGATCGGAATTTCACTAACATCGCTTGTAATATAGGGCTCTGAGACGAAAACTTCCCTTATCGAAGCCTCAAAACTGTAACTCGTATAAAAGGTAAAAAGTCAGATTAGGCCCTTTAAACAAGTTTAACGTACAACTCTCAAAAAAACTAATCTATTCCGATAATCGATTATACGTCTTTGGGTACTTTAAAGATCATTGATCTACAGAAACCCTAGCCGGCGGCGAAGAAGGCCAATAAAGCGATAAAAAGACAGTACATCCATTGCCCCAACCGATACCAGCGTCCTTCCACCCCCCGGCCGGCAACTAGCACCGTCATAAGCCATACAACGCCCGTACTTCCGAAATAAATCGCCAGCCCACCAAGGATTAACTGTTCATCGGGTATCCACTCGGTAACTCCGACAACCAAAAACGTCACTGCAGCCAATGTCTGACCGACACTCACCCAGTGCCATCCGGCCAATGTTTGGACCCATACTTCTGCAGACTTCCCAGTCCCCTCCGGCTTCAACAGACCAACCTCTCGCCCACCAATAATGGCGTGAACACCAGCAGCCAATAACACCAATACACCCGCAAACAAAGCAAAGTAATTCATATATGCGCCCACAAGACTGTCTTTTTGTTATGGCTGTATTCCAAACAAAAATCTTTAGTACATTTCTCTCGCCAGGTTAACCATCAATTTCCCAAATCAGTAAATAACCCGCAACCACCAACCTGCCTCTCATGACAGAAACCGTGACCAAAGAAAAAGGACATCTATCAGAAATTGCCCGCCTGTTTTTCAAACTTGGGCTGATTGCTTTTGGTGGGCCGGCAGCGCACATCGCGATGATGGAAGACGAGTTTGTGACGCGGCGCAAATGGATTACCCGGGAGCATTTTCTGGACCTGATTGGGGCAACCAATTTGATTCCGGGGCCCAACTCTACTGAAATGA from Bacteroidota bacterium carries:
- a CDS encoding TolC family protein, encoding MRGISILVLMLVFSGCVQLQPERDLELVQAEVIARTGYHFAYFNDTSEQALLRKHVRDLLRDSLEADEAVQIALANNRQLQAKYEAVGIAQADLVQAGLFENPVLGAHVGFPVSADHAPDLAFSVSFNFLDLFHAPLRKRIASSMLEETRLALTASVMAHTGQVLQAYYDVQAAMQVFDMLSQVSRGAEAAYEAAKLLHDAGNIPAIDLYAEQAFYEQSRLELLNAEVMVQQQREQLNQLMGIWGSDLMWKLPPMLPEPDGLLPELDETEQLAIEASIDLALAAQQIEVYAQKAGLVNATSLLPHLELGLDAEREESWEIGPEVEFPLPIFDTGAAKRARSAAEIRRQQAHYYALAVNVRAQARLLAQQLRTAYQSVEHIRQVLLPLRSRIASETQGQFNAMQVGLFQLLAARQQEILAGKQYLDALAQYWTVKTAYDLLLYGKLPASVKSTATNGASAPVERGH